Proteins encoded in a region of the Bactrocera tryoni isolate S06 chromosome 4, CSIRO_BtryS06_freeze2, whole genome shotgun sequence genome:
- the LOC120775776 gene encoding UNC93-like protein isoform X1, which translates to MSLHQNFSFCSIGSFVSIPKAGFEPDTASLREKVILNPGEKWRILKNITIISFAFMVQFTAFQGTANLQSSINATDGLGTVSLSAIYAALVVSCIFLPTLIIRKLTVKWTLVFSMLCYAPYIAFQLFPKFYTLVPAGILVGLGAAPMWASKATYLTQVGQVYAKITEQAVDAIIVRFFGFFFLAWQTAELWGNLISSLVLSSGAHGSSGDTNTTITEDDLQYCGANFCVQATNGHGNLNRPPDNEIFEITMIYLSCIVAAVAIIAIFLDPLKRYGEKRKGSQSAQELSGMELLSATFRQMKKPNQQLLIPITVFIGMEQAFIGADFTQAYVSCALGIHQIGFVMICFGVVNAICSILFGSVMKYIGRLPIIILGAVVHFTLISVELFWRPSPENPLIFYAMSGLWGVGDAVWQTQINGLYGLLFRRNKEAAFSNYRLWESAGFVIAYAYATTLCARMKLYVLLAVLALGCIGYTIVEILYRRKQRKLKKQEKLEAAAKEKEAAAAAAAAEANATGEVEETDDELDDLEEDIVVTHF; encoded by the exons ATGTCATTACACCAAAACTTTTCTTTTTGCTCGATTGGCTCATTCGTTTCAATT ccAAAAGCTGGTTTTGAGCCAGACACAGCATCACTCAGAGAGAAAGTTATTTTAAATCCGGGCGAAAAATGgcgcattttgaaaaatatcaccATCATATCATTTGCATTCATGGTACAATTCACAGCGTTTCAG GGCACGGCCAATTTACAGTCCTCGATTAATGCCACAGATGGCTTAGGCACTGTGTCGCTGAGCGCCATTTACGCGGCGCTCGTCGTCTCATGCATCTTCCTACCCACACTTATTATACGCAAATTGACTGTGAAATGGACGCTGGTCTTCAGTATGCTGTGCTATGCGCCGTACATTGCCTTCCAATTGTTCCCAAA ATTCTACACATTGGTTCCTGCTGGTATTCTAGTCGGTTTGGGTGCCGCGCCTATGTGGGCATCTAAGGCCACCTATTTGACACAGGTCGGTCAAGTTTATGCGAAAATAACCGAACAAGCTGTGGATGCGATTATTGTGCGATTCTTCGGCTTCTTCTTCTTGGCCTGGCAAACGGCCGAACTGTGGGGAAATCTGATCTCGAGTTTGG TGCTTTCGAGCGGCGCTCACGGCAGTAGCGGCGATACCAACACAACCATCACCGAAGATGATCTGCAATACTGTGGTGCCAACTTCTGTGTGCAAGCCACCAATGGACATGGCAACTTGAACCGCCCACCAGATAATGAAATCTTCGAAATCACCATGATCTACTTGTCTTGCATTGTTGCCGCTGTTGCCATTATTGCCATCTTCTTGGATCCACTTAAGCGTTATGGTGAGAAACGTAAGGGCTCACAGTCCGCACAAGAATTGTCCGGCATGGAATTGCTATCGGCTACCTTCCGTCAAATGAAGAAACCCAACCAACAGCTGCTCATACCAATCACCGTTTTCATTGGCATGGAACAGGCTTTCATCGGCGCTGATTTCACACAAGCTTATGTATCGTGCGCTTTGGGTATTCATCAAATTGGTTTCGTGATGATCTGTTTCGGTGTGGTCAATGCCATATGCTCAATTCTCTTCGGTTCGGTGATGAAATATATTGGACGTCTGCCCATTATTATACTCGGCGCAGTCGTGCATTTCACACTTATCTCCGTGGAATTGTTCTGGCGCCCGAGTCCCGAAAATCCACTCATCTTCTACGCTATGTCTGGTTTGTGGGGTGTCGGCGATGCTGTATGGCAGACACAAATTAACGGTCTATACGGTCTACTCTTCCGTCGCAACAAGGAAGCGGCCTTCTCCAACTACCGTCTCTGGGAATCAGCCGGTTTCGTTATCGCCTATGCATATGCTACAACATTGTGTGCGCGCATGAAGCTTTATGTGCTTTTGGCTGTGTTGGCTTTAGGATGCATCGGCTATACTATTGTCGAGATTCTATACAGAAGAAAG CAACGCAAGCTGAAGAAACAAGAGAAATTGGAGGCTGCCGCCAAGGAGAAGGAAGCCGCTGCCGCAGCAGCCGCCGCCGAGGCTAATGCCACCGGCGAAGTGGAGGAGACCGACGATGAGTTGGATGATCTCGAAGAGGATATTGTTGTGACGCATTTCTAA
- the LOC120775776 gene encoding UNC93-like protein isoform X2 yields the protein MTGFSNGGFENDEPVKPKAGFEPDTASLREKVILNPGEKWRILKNITIISFAFMVQFTAFQGTANLQSSINATDGLGTVSLSAIYAALVVSCIFLPTLIIRKLTVKWTLVFSMLCYAPYIAFQLFPKFYTLVPAGILVGLGAAPMWASKATYLTQVGQVYAKITEQAVDAIIVRFFGFFFLAWQTAELWGNLISSLVLSSGAHGSSGDTNTTITEDDLQYCGANFCVQATNGHGNLNRPPDNEIFEITMIYLSCIVAAVAIIAIFLDPLKRYGEKRKGSQSAQELSGMELLSATFRQMKKPNQQLLIPITVFIGMEQAFIGADFTQAYVSCALGIHQIGFVMICFGVVNAICSILFGSVMKYIGRLPIIILGAVVHFTLISVELFWRPSPENPLIFYAMSGLWGVGDAVWQTQINGLYGLLFRRNKEAAFSNYRLWESAGFVIAYAYATTLCARMKLYVLLAVLALGCIGYTIVEILYRRKQRKLKKQEKLEAAAKEKEAAAAAAAAEANATGEVEETDDELDDLEEDIVVTHF from the exons ccAAAAGCTGGTTTTGAGCCAGACACAGCATCACTCAGAGAGAAAGTTATTTTAAATCCGGGCGAAAAATGgcgcattttgaaaaatatcaccATCATATCATTTGCATTCATGGTACAATTCACAGCGTTTCAG GGCACGGCCAATTTACAGTCCTCGATTAATGCCACAGATGGCTTAGGCACTGTGTCGCTGAGCGCCATTTACGCGGCGCTCGTCGTCTCATGCATCTTCCTACCCACACTTATTATACGCAAATTGACTGTGAAATGGACGCTGGTCTTCAGTATGCTGTGCTATGCGCCGTACATTGCCTTCCAATTGTTCCCAAA ATTCTACACATTGGTTCCTGCTGGTATTCTAGTCGGTTTGGGTGCCGCGCCTATGTGGGCATCTAAGGCCACCTATTTGACACAGGTCGGTCAAGTTTATGCGAAAATAACCGAACAAGCTGTGGATGCGATTATTGTGCGATTCTTCGGCTTCTTCTTCTTGGCCTGGCAAACGGCCGAACTGTGGGGAAATCTGATCTCGAGTTTGG TGCTTTCGAGCGGCGCTCACGGCAGTAGCGGCGATACCAACACAACCATCACCGAAGATGATCTGCAATACTGTGGTGCCAACTTCTGTGTGCAAGCCACCAATGGACATGGCAACTTGAACCGCCCACCAGATAATGAAATCTTCGAAATCACCATGATCTACTTGTCTTGCATTGTTGCCGCTGTTGCCATTATTGCCATCTTCTTGGATCCACTTAAGCGTTATGGTGAGAAACGTAAGGGCTCACAGTCCGCACAAGAATTGTCCGGCATGGAATTGCTATCGGCTACCTTCCGTCAAATGAAGAAACCCAACCAACAGCTGCTCATACCAATCACCGTTTTCATTGGCATGGAACAGGCTTTCATCGGCGCTGATTTCACACAAGCTTATGTATCGTGCGCTTTGGGTATTCATCAAATTGGTTTCGTGATGATCTGTTTCGGTGTGGTCAATGCCATATGCTCAATTCTCTTCGGTTCGGTGATGAAATATATTGGACGTCTGCCCATTATTATACTCGGCGCAGTCGTGCATTTCACACTTATCTCCGTGGAATTGTTCTGGCGCCCGAGTCCCGAAAATCCACTCATCTTCTACGCTATGTCTGGTTTGTGGGGTGTCGGCGATGCTGTATGGCAGACACAAATTAACGGTCTATACGGTCTACTCTTCCGTCGCAACAAGGAAGCGGCCTTCTCCAACTACCGTCTCTGGGAATCAGCCGGTTTCGTTATCGCCTATGCATATGCTACAACATTGTGTGCGCGCATGAAGCTTTATGTGCTTTTGGCTGTGTTGGCTTTAGGATGCATCGGCTATACTATTGTCGAGATTCTATACAGAAGAAAG CAACGCAAGCTGAAGAAACAAGAGAAATTGGAGGCTGCCGCCAAGGAGAAGGAAGCCGCTGCCGCAGCAGCCGCCGCCGAGGCTAATGCCACCGGCGAAGTGGAGGAGACCGACGATGAGTTGGATGATCTCGAAGAGGATATTGTTGTGACGCATTTCTAA
- the LOC120775777 gene encoding dnaJ homolog subfamily C member 22: MLKANTTESHSTSAIANGKSLANGKPVANGKNAQPEANTLPQKKSVVIAYILWLFGGIFGLHHLYLHRDRHAFIWWCTLGGYFGVGWLAEIVLIPEYVRDANEDPTFIKSFVAKLQANQRPPYSAKRFVGEVMIGYLFGQVLLMAIPETIFAGIDWGFLHWLIPVFVSLGVWTVGNIGRERGVWWQCLIGAVAIYPARYLIYDETYSLLLTALVSALVFDTYSKQWLRTPPKRHGVGARSIKLTAALLLYFSLWGCFLYFNGTITDDDGGEVPIHEALQNFLTSAWWTDFTQALSDTYQYAQHHGWYETWKEIFESMDVDGERNSYKVLGVSATASQAEITSAYRRLSKEFHPDKVKDEKLKAAANQRFIEIQQAYNVLSKIKSSRRRKNKKSVEDEPIVL, translated from the coding sequence ATGTTAAAAGCGAACACAACGGAGTCTCACTCGACATCTGCAATAGCGAATGGGAAATCATTGGCTAACGGTAAACCTGTTGCTAATGGTAAAAATGCACAACCCGAAGCAAATACTTTGCCACAAAAGAAATCGGTTGTAATCGCCTATATACTTTGGCTTTTTGGTGGTATTTTTGGACTACATCACCTGTATTTGCATCGGGATCGACATGCTTTCATCTGGTGGTGTACACTGGGCGGTTATTTCGGTGTCGGTTGGTTGGCTGAAATAGTCTTAATACCGGAATATGTACGTGATGCTAATGAGGATCCAACATTTATTAAATCATTTGTGGCGAAATTGCAAGCAAATCAACGACCGCCTTACTCGGCTAAGCGTTTTGTGGGCGAAGTAATGATTGGCTATCTCTTTGGACAGGTGCTGCTTATGGCCATACCGGAAACTATATTCGCTGGTATTGATTGGGGCTTTCTTCATTGGCTTATACCGGTATTTGTTTCTTTGGGCGTCTGGACTGTGGGCAATATCGGACGCGAACGTGGTGTTTGGTGGCAATGCTTAATCGGCGCCGTTGCCATATATCCAGCACGCTATCTAATTTATGATGAGACCTATTCATTGCTACTGACTGCGCTGGTTTCTGCGCTAGTTTTCGACACTTATTCAAAACAATGGTTGCGTACACCACCGAAACGTCATGGCGTTGGCGCACGTTCGATAAAATTGACAGCTGCCTTGCTGCTTTACTTTTCTTTATGGggatgttttctttatttcaatgGCACGATTACTGATGACGATGGTGGTGAAGTGCCGATACATGAAGCTTTACAGAATTTCCTTACATCAGCTTGGTGGACAGATTTCACACAAGCCCTATCGGATACTTATCAATACGCACAGCATCATGGCTGGTATGAGACATGGAAGGAAATTTTCGAAAGTATGGATGTGGATGGCGAACGTAATTCGTACAAGGTGTTGGGCGTGAGTGCAACAGCGTCACAAGCCGAAATTACATCAGCTTATCGTCGCCTCTCGAAGGAATTCCATCCGGACAAGGTCAAAGATGAGAAACTGAAAGCGGCTGCAAATCAACGATTTATTGAGATACAACAGGCTTATAATGTGCTGAGTAAAATCAAATCGAGTCGTCGTCGTAAGAACAAAAAGTCCGTTGAAGATGAACCGATTGTTTTAtaa
- the LOC120775775 gene encoding zinc finger protein 665-like isoform X2, with protein MVNQCRACLSSKDTSFIRMETHIGDGVDFFTCFSLCTQLEAELDDGLPGVLCTHCSQDLEISFNFLQNARQADGILRESFSHKYLSAEIESLDSEMGDTIMEPLDVVEGSEMEDCVVEEIIEHVHVPEDVAEDREDSSVVEIMEIEKNDLNICESSLDEIELIDNSYVDQTVETAEVVVDEVHESQPKTTEYYAEDEGDEEYLKEYKEDVQQSDAENTGSKGGKWKCIECKLVLCGDVSYEGHMNMHRSLRPYKCTICMCAFRCKNKLDHHIQLRHTQEVEHQTTNLNNCKKCTKIFEAPEELQEHQELIHPDSYPVQCRRCLLLPPFARTKLAEHFRNEHPAEHRKYFPTVGRPPNEPAKQTPWQCEVCKCYLRSESALRDHRHTHQNERPHECQFCAKRFVTTSNLRQHMRGVHTEEYEKLVNEGGDTIVQCEMCKKQLLRRNLEKHMALHVKKEREAKETQTKFLCAYCSREFSNAKSLSLHEQNVHLVKLEEPKYECGICKRKCYQQRDLNCHMQRVHLAERKHYCNVCGNAFKSAWQLTAHRLLHAEDKSFECIHCQRQYTRQADLIVHMRTHTGELPYACHLCGRRFAIKVRLTYHLQRHEGVKHSCTYCGTVYYNRNQLKEHLFKHTGMPYRCELCPDVGFTRRLRFSNHMQRVHNKILTADELTAVFAKYTGKAIHFNTSNKIQENMDSQELPDFIVDEEKEDEDMVNECLNN; from the exons ATGGTTAACCAATGTCGTGCCTGCCTCAGTTCGAAAGACACCTCCTTTATTCGTATGGAGACGCACATAGGCGATGGTGTCGATTTCTTTACTTGCTTCAGCTTATGCACACAATTGGAAGCGGAACTAGATGACGGTCTGCCAGGAGTTTTGTGCACACATTGTTCTCAAGATCTCGAAATATCTTTTAATTTCTTGCAAAATGCCAGACAGGCTGATGGAATACTGCGTGAAAGCTTTTCACACAAGTACTTGTCCGCCGAAATAGAATCATTGGATAGCGAAATGGGTGATACTATAATGGAGCCATTAGATGTGGTAGAAGGCAGTGAAATGGAAGATTGTGTGGTTGAGGAAATCATAGAACACGTACATGTTCCAGAAGATGTTGCCGAAGATCGGGAAGATAGTAGTGTTGTAGAAATAATGGAG ATAGAAAAAAATGATCTGAACATTTGTGAAAGCTCTTTAGATGAGATAGAACTTATCGATAATAGTTATGTGGACCAAACTGTAGAGACGGCGGAGGTTGTGGTGGACGAGGTACATGAATCGCAACCAAAAACCACAGAGTATTATGCAGAAGATGAAGGTGACGAAGAGTACTTAAAAGAGTACAAAGAAGATGTGCAGCAATCGGACGCAGAAAATACTGGATCAAAAGGAGGAAAATGGAAATGCATAGAATGCAAACTTGTTTTGTGTGGCGACGTTTCTTATGAAGGCCATATGAATATGCACCGTTCATTGCGACCATACAAATGTACCATATGCATGTGCGCATTTCGTTGCAAAAATAAACTTGATCACCATATACAACTGCGACATACACAAGAAGTGGAGCATCAAACCACCAACC TAAACAATTGTAAAAAGTGTACCAAAATCTTCGAAGCACCCGAAGAATTACAAGAACACCAGGAATTAATACATCCCGATAGTTATCCTGTACAATGTAGACGCTGTCTGTTGTTACCACCATTCGCGCGAACAAAATTAGCGGAACACTTTCGTAACGAACATCCAGCAGAACATCGGAAATACTTTCCCACTGTGGGTAGGCCACCAAATGAACCAGCCAAACAAACACCATGGCAATGTGAAGTGTGTAAATGTTATCTGCGTTCAGAAAGTGCATTGCGTGATCACAGGCATACGCACCAGAATGAACGACCGCATGAGTGCCAATTTTGTGCGAAACGTTTTGTTACTACCAGTAATTTACGTCAACATATGCGCGGCGTACACACCGAGGAATATGAGAAGCTAGTTAATGAAGGCGGTGATACGATAGTGCAATGtgaaatgtgtaaaaagcaaTTACTTAGACGAAATCTCGAAAAACATATGGCATTACATGTGAAAAAAGAGCGCGAGGCtaaagagactcaaacgaaattTCTCTGTGCCTACTGCT CACGTGAATTCTCGAATGCGAAATCGCTCAGTCTGCACGAACAAAACGTGCATCTTGTCAAATTGGAGGAGCCGAAATATGAATGTGGCATTTGTAAGCGCAAATGTTATCAACAGCGTGATCTCAATTGCCATATGCAGCGTGTGCATCTAGCGGAGCGCAAACACTATTGCAATGTGTGCGGCAATGCGTTCAAGAGCGCTTGGCAGCTGACCGCGCACCGGCTATTGCATGCCGAAGATAAGTCTTTTGAGTGCATACACTGTCAACGGCAATACACACGACAAGCGGATTTAATTGTGcatatgcgcacacacaccGGCGAACTGCCATACGCTTGCCACCTGTGTGGTAGACGTTTCGCGATCAAAGTAAGACTCACTTATCACTTGCAACGGCATGAAGGCGTCAAACATTCGTGCACCTATTGTGGAACTGTCTATTACAATCGTAATCAACTAAAGGAGCATCTCTTCAAGCACACTGGCATGCCTTATCGCTGTGAATTGTGTCCAGATGTTGGCTTTACGCGCCGTTTGCG TTTTTCCAATCACATGCAGCGTGTCCATAATAAAATTCTAACAGCTGACGAATTGACTGCTGTTTTTGCGAAATACACGGGAAAGGCGATACATTtcaacaccagcaacaaaattCAGGAGAATATGGACTCACAGGAGTTACCTGATTTCATTGTAGATGAAGAGAAAGAAGATGAAGATATGGTAAATGAGtgcttaaataattaa
- the LOC120775775 gene encoding zinc finger protein 595-like isoform X1, with protein MVNQCRACLSSKDTSFIRMETHIGDGVDFFTCFSLCTQLEAELDDGLPGVLCTHCSQDLEISFNFLQNARQADGILRESFSHKYLSAEIESLDSEMGDTIMEPLDVVEGSEMEDCVVEEIIEHVHVPEDVAEDREDSSVVEIMEIEKNDLNICESSLDEIELIDNSYVDQTVETAEVVVDEVHESQPKTTEYYAEDEGDEEYLKEYKEDVQQSDAENTGSKGGKWKCIECKLVLCGDVSYEGHMNMHRSLRPYKCTICMCAFRCKNKLDHHIQLRHTQEVEHQTTNLNNCKKCTKIFEAPEELQEHQELIHPDSYPVQCRRCLLLPPFARTKLAEHFRNEHPAEHRKYFPTVGRPPNEPAKQTPWQCEVCKCYLRSESALRDHRHTHQNERPHECQFCAKRFVTTSNLRQHMRGVHTEEYEKLVNEGGDTIVQCEMCKKQLLRRNLEKHMALHVKKEREAKETQTKFLCAYCSRECKSQKSLNQHEKMHQGASPDVIYICSDCDRSYATQHLLQQHRKQAHKERDHFCPICGNAFKLKNQLVNHMKLHLEKNIKCPHCEKCYARKFDLDVHLRSHTGELPFACHLCEKRFAIKVRLTYHLQKHYGIKHRCKDCGAEFNSKQKLKAHSFKHTGMPYRCERCDGHGFANRDVFKRHLQRVHCTSMSDEELVAMFQQNTGKATRIKQVEYFDEHSQGAALKTATEADNTLINADEIAMESEVVHS; from the exons ATGGTTAACCAATGTCGTGCCTGCCTCAGTTCGAAAGACACCTCCTTTATTCGTATGGAGACGCACATAGGCGATGGTGTCGATTTCTTTACTTGCTTCAGCTTATGCACACAATTGGAAGCGGAACTAGATGACGGTCTGCCAGGAGTTTTGTGCACACATTGTTCTCAAGATCTCGAAATATCTTTTAATTTCTTGCAAAATGCCAGACAGGCTGATGGAATACTGCGTGAAAGCTTTTCACACAAGTACTTGTCCGCCGAAATAGAATCATTGGATAGCGAAATGGGTGATACTATAATGGAGCCATTAGATGTGGTAGAAGGCAGTGAAATGGAAGATTGTGTGGTTGAGGAAATCATAGAACACGTACATGTTCCAGAAGATGTTGCCGAAGATCGGGAAGATAGTAGTGTTGTAGAAATAATGGAG ATAGAAAAAAATGATCTGAACATTTGTGAAAGCTCTTTAGATGAGATAGAACTTATCGATAATAGTTATGTGGACCAAACTGTAGAGACGGCGGAGGTTGTGGTGGACGAGGTACATGAATCGCAACCAAAAACCACAGAGTATTATGCAGAAGATGAAGGTGACGAAGAGTACTTAAAAGAGTACAAAGAAGATGTGCAGCAATCGGACGCAGAAAATACTGGATCAAAAGGAGGAAAATGGAAATGCATAGAATGCAAACTTGTTTTGTGTGGCGACGTTTCTTATGAAGGCCATATGAATATGCACCGTTCATTGCGACCATACAAATGTACCATATGCATGTGCGCATTTCGTTGCAAAAATAAACTTGATCACCATATACAACTGCGACATACACAAGAAGTGGAGCATCAAACCACCAACC TAAACAATTGTAAAAAGTGTACCAAAATCTTCGAAGCACCCGAAGAATTACAAGAACACCAGGAATTAATACATCCCGATAGTTATCCTGTACAATGTAGACGCTGTCTGTTGTTACCACCATTCGCGCGAACAAAATTAGCGGAACACTTTCGTAACGAACATCCAGCAGAACATCGGAAATACTTTCCCACTGTGGGTAGGCCACCAAATGAACCAGCCAAACAAACACCATGGCAATGTGAAGTGTGTAAATGTTATCTGCGTTCAGAAAGTGCATTGCGTGATCACAGGCATACGCACCAGAATGAACGACCGCATGAGTGCCAATTTTGTGCGAAACGTTTTGTTACTACCAGTAATTTACGTCAACATATGCGCGGCGTACACACCGAGGAATATGAGAAGCTAGTTAATGAAGGCGGTGATACGATAGTGCAATGtgaaatgtgtaaaaagcaaTTACTTAGACGAAATCTCGAAAAACATATGGCATTACATGTGAAAAAAGAGCGCGAGGCtaaagagactcaaacgaaattTCTCTGTGCCTACTGCT CACGCGAGTGTAAAAGTCAAAAATCCCTCAACCAACACGAGAAAATGCATCAGGGCGCATCACCGGACGTTATATATATTTGCTCGGACTGTGATCGTTCCTATGCTACACAGCATTTGTTGCAGCAACATCGCAAACAAGCACACAAAGAACGAGACCACTTTTGTCCAATATGCGGCAATGCTTTTAAACTCAAGAATCAATTGGTTAATCACATgaaattgcatttggaaaaaaatatcaaatgtcCACATTGCGAGAAATGTTATGCGCGTAAATTCGATTTGGATGTGCATTTGCGTAGTCATACCGGAGAGCTGCCGTTCGCCTGTCATCTGTGTGAGAAACGTTTTGCGATAAAAGTGCGTTTAACATACCATCTACAGAAGCACTATGGCATAAAGCATCGTTGCAAGGATTGCGGTGCGGAATTCAATTCGAAACAGAAATTAAAAGCACATAGTTTCAAGCACACAGGCATGCCCTATCGTTGCGAAAGATGTGATGGGCATGGCTTTGCCAATCGGGATGT CTTTAAACGCCATTTGCAGCGCGTGCACTGCACGAGTATGAGCGACGAAGAGTTAGTTGCCATGTTCCAGCAAAACACTGGCAAGGCCACCCGCATTAAACAGGTTGAATATTTTGACGAACATTCGCAAGGGGCGGCTTTAAAAACAGCTACGGAAGCGGACAACACTTTGATTAATGCAGATGAAATTGCAATGGAATCGGAAGTGGTGCACAGCTGA